From the genome of Papaver somniferum cultivar HN1 chromosome 2, ASM357369v1, whole genome shotgun sequence, one region includes:
- the LOC113350218 gene encoding sucrose nonfermenting 4-like protein isoform X3: protein MYSLGADSVSESSVGAATGVNLIPARFVWPYGGTSVFISGSFTRWTESIPMSPVEGCPVVFQAILNLPPGYHQYKFFVDGEWRHDERLPIVSGNYGIVNIRRLIREPDPFPLTLAPETPRSRSHMDVDEEALESVTVIDDTLQEAVPNVSSVDLEVSRRRISVFLSTHTAYELLPESGKVIALDVNLPVKQAFHILYEQGITMAPLWDFCNAQFVGVITASDFVLILRELQLGHGSNLTEEELETHTIAAWKEGKMHIKRQTDGNGRVFPRRLIQAGPYDSLKDLSVKIMQNDVATVPIIHSASQDGSFPQLLHIASLSGILKCICRHFRHSSSLLPILQQPICSFPLGTWLPKIGESNGRPLAMLRPNASLYSALSLLIQAQVSSIPIVDDNDSLLDIYSRSDITALAKDKAYARIQLDEMSIYQALQLGQDASSPHGFVNGQRCHMCLRSDPLHKVMERLANPGVRRLVIVEAGSKRVEGIISLSDLFRDQHDII, encoded by the exons ATGTACTCTTTGGGAGCAGATTCTGTGTCGGAATCATCGGTCGGAGCTGCTACTGGTGTTAATTTAATTCCAGCACGTTTCGTTTGGCCGTATGGTGGGACAAGTGTTTTTATTAGTGGCTCCTTCACGAG GTGGACAGAGTCTATACCAATGTCCCCGGTGGAGGGTTGCCCGGTGGTGTTTCAGGCTATTCTCAACTTACCGCCAGGATACCATCAG TACAAGTTTTTTGTTGATGGAGAGTGGCGGCATGATGAGCGTCTTCCTATTGTTTCTGGGAATTATGGGATAGTGAATATTAGGCGGCTAATTAGGGAACCTGATCCGTTTCCATTAACCTTGGCTCCAGAGACACCTCGGTCCAGATCCCATATGGATGTGGATGAGGAGGCTCTTGAAAGT GTGACAGTAATTGATGACACACTGCAGGAGGCAGTGCCAAATGTTTCTTCTGTTGATTTGGAGGTCTCTCGTCGCCGCATTTCAGTTTTTTTGTCGACTCATACAGCTTACGAGTTGCTCCCTGAGTCAGGCAAG GTCATTGCTTTGGATGTTAATTTACCTGTCAAGCAAGCTTTTCACATACTCTATGAGCAG GGAATAACCATGGCGCCTTTGTGGGATTTCTGCAATGCGCAATTTGTTGGAGTTATTACTGCATCAGACTTTGTCTTAATCCTGAGAGAG TTGCAGCTTGGCCATGGATCAAATTTGACAGAGGAAGAGCTCGAGACACACACTATAGCCGCCTGGAAAGAGGGGAAAATGCATATTAAAAGACAAACCGACGGAAATGGAAGGGTGTTTCCTAGGCGTCTTATCCAA GCGGGACCATATGATTCCTTAAAGGATCTTTCagttaaaattatgcaaaatgatGTGGCTACAGTTCCAATTATTCATTCCGCTTCACAGGATGGTTCATTTCCGCAGCTACTACACATTGCTTCCCTTTCAGGAATTCTTAAAT GTATTTGCAGGCATTTTAGACATTCTTCCAGCTTATTGCCGATTCTGCAGCAACCAATTTGTTCATTTCCTTTGGGAACTTGGCTGCCAAAAATTGGAGAATCTAATGGGCGACCTTTGGCAATGTTGAGACCAAACGCATCTCTTTATTCGGCCCTATCCTTGTTAATTCAGG CTCAAGTTAGTTCAATACCAATAGTTGACGATAATGATTCACTACTGGATATCTATTCTCGAAG TGACATTACTGCTTTGGCTAAAGATAAAGCATATGCGCGGATTCAGCTAGATGAAATGAGTATTTACCAG GCACTGCAATTGGGCCAAGATGCAAGTTCTCCTCATGGCTTCGTCAATGGGCAGCGATGTCACATGTGTCTGCGTTCTGATCCGCTTCATAAAGTGATGGAGCGATTGGCCAATCCTG GGGTGAGACGGCTTGTAATTGTTGAGGCCGGTAGCAAGCGCGTGGAAGGCATTATCTCACTGAGCGATTTATTCAG agatCAGCATGATATTATTTAG
- the LOC113350219 gene encoding membrane-anchored ubiquitin-fold protein 3-like isoform X3: protein MGEVDSIELKFRIFDGTDIAHTNYASTTTVATLKERLVAQWPQDKTVIPKSVNDVKLIYAGKVLENTKTLAESRIPFGDLPGGVTTMHVVVQPSLARKKTDKNHDDIPNPKVCSCTIL, encoded by the exons ATGGGTGAAGTGGATAGTATTGAACTGAAATTCAGAATTTTTGATGGTACGGATATTGCTCATACGAATTACGCTTCTACTACTACTGTTGCAACTCTCAAGGAACGTCTTGTTGCACAATGGCCTCAAG ATAAAACAGTCATTCCCAAGTCAGTAAATGATGTGAAACTCATATATGCTGGAAAAGTTTTGGAAAACACCAAGACACTTGCGGAATCCAGAATACCATTTGGTGACCTACCTGGTGGGGTTACCACAATGCATGTGGTGGTGCAACCTTCTTTAGCTAGAAAGAAGACAG ATAAGAATCACGACGATATACCAAATCCAAAAGTGTGCTCCTGTACAATCCTTTAG
- the LOC113350218 gene encoding sucrose nonfermenting 4-like protein isoform X1, with the protein MYSLGADSVSESSVGAATGVNLIPARFVWPYGGTSVFISGSFTRWTESIPMSPVEGCPVVFQAILNLPPGYHQYKFFVDGEWRHDERLPIVSGNYGIVNIRRLIREPDPFPLTLAPETPRSRSHMDVDEEALESVVTVIDDTLQEAVPNVSSVDLEVSRRRISVFLSTHTAYELLPESGKVIALDVNLPVKQAFHILYEQGITMAPLWDFCNAQFVGVITASDFVLILRELQLGHGSNLTEEELETHTIAAWKEGKMHIKRQTDGNGRVFPRRLIQAGPYDSLKDLSVKIMQNDVATVPIIHSASQDGSFPQLLHIASLSGILKCICRHFRHSSSLLPILQQPICSFPLGTWLPKIGESNGRPLAMLRPNASLYSALSLLIQAQVSSIPIVDDNDSLLDIYSRSDITALAKDKAYARIQLDEMSIYQALQLGQDASSPHGFVNGQRCHMCLRSDPLHKVMERLANPGVRRLVIVEAGSKRVEGIISLSDLFRDQHDII; encoded by the exons ATGTACTCTTTGGGAGCAGATTCTGTGTCGGAATCATCGGTCGGAGCTGCTACTGGTGTTAATTTAATTCCAGCACGTTTCGTTTGGCCGTATGGTGGGACAAGTGTTTTTATTAGTGGCTCCTTCACGAG GTGGACAGAGTCTATACCAATGTCCCCGGTGGAGGGTTGCCCGGTGGTGTTTCAGGCTATTCTCAACTTACCGCCAGGATACCATCAG TACAAGTTTTTTGTTGATGGAGAGTGGCGGCATGATGAGCGTCTTCCTATTGTTTCTGGGAATTATGGGATAGTGAATATTAGGCGGCTAATTAGGGAACCTGATCCGTTTCCATTAACCTTGGCTCCAGAGACACCTCGGTCCAGATCCCATATGGATGTGGATGAGGAGGCTCTTGAAAGTGTG GTGACAGTAATTGATGACACACTGCAGGAGGCAGTGCCAAATGTTTCTTCTGTTGATTTGGAGGTCTCTCGTCGCCGCATTTCAGTTTTTTTGTCGACTCATACAGCTTACGAGTTGCTCCCTGAGTCAGGCAAG GTCATTGCTTTGGATGTTAATTTACCTGTCAAGCAAGCTTTTCACATACTCTATGAGCAG GGAATAACCATGGCGCCTTTGTGGGATTTCTGCAATGCGCAATTTGTTGGAGTTATTACTGCATCAGACTTTGTCTTAATCCTGAGAGAG TTGCAGCTTGGCCATGGATCAAATTTGACAGAGGAAGAGCTCGAGACACACACTATAGCCGCCTGGAAAGAGGGGAAAATGCATATTAAAAGACAAACCGACGGAAATGGAAGGGTGTTTCCTAGGCGTCTTATCCAA GCGGGACCATATGATTCCTTAAAGGATCTTTCagttaaaattatgcaaaatgatGTGGCTACAGTTCCAATTATTCATTCCGCTTCACAGGATGGTTCATTTCCGCAGCTACTACACATTGCTTCCCTTTCAGGAATTCTTAAAT GTATTTGCAGGCATTTTAGACATTCTTCCAGCTTATTGCCGATTCTGCAGCAACCAATTTGTTCATTTCCTTTGGGAACTTGGCTGCCAAAAATTGGAGAATCTAATGGGCGACCTTTGGCAATGTTGAGACCAAACGCATCTCTTTATTCGGCCCTATCCTTGTTAATTCAGG CTCAAGTTAGTTCAATACCAATAGTTGACGATAATGATTCACTACTGGATATCTATTCTCGAAG TGACATTACTGCTTTGGCTAAAGATAAAGCATATGCGCGGATTCAGCTAGATGAAATGAGTATTTACCAG GCACTGCAATTGGGCCAAGATGCAAGTTCTCCTCATGGCTTCGTCAATGGGCAGCGATGTCACATGTGTCTGCGTTCTGATCCGCTTCATAAAGTGATGGAGCGATTGGCCAATCCTG GGGTGAGACGGCTTGTAATTGTTGAGGCCGGTAGCAAGCGCGTGGAAGGCATTATCTCACTGAGCGATTTATTCAG agatCAGCATGATATTATTTAG
- the LOC113350218 gene encoding sucrose nonfermenting 4-like protein isoform X4, producing MYSLGADSVSESSVGAATGVNLIPARFVWPYGGTSVFISGSFTRWTESIPMSPVEGCPVVFQAILNLPPGYHQYKFFVDGEWRHDERLPIVSGNYGIVNIRRLIREPDPFPLTLAPETPRSRSHMDVDEEALESVVTVIDDTLQEAVPNVSSVDLEVSRRRISVFLSTHTAYELLPESGKVIALDVNLPVKQAFHILYEQGITMAPLWDFCNAQFVGVITASDFVLILRELGHGSNLTEEELETHTIAAWKEGKMHIKRQTDGNGRVFPRRLIQAGPYDSLKDLSVKIMQNDVATVPIIHSASQDGSFPQLLHIASLSGILKCICRHFRHSSSLLPILQQPICSFPLGTWLPKIGESNGRPLAMLRPNASLYSALSLLIQAQVSSIPIVDDNDSLLDIYSRSDITALAKDKAYARIQLDEMSIYQALQLGQDASSPHGFVNGQRCHMCLRSDPLHKVMERLANPGVRRLVIVEAGSKRVEGIISLSDLFRDQHDII from the exons ATGTACTCTTTGGGAGCAGATTCTGTGTCGGAATCATCGGTCGGAGCTGCTACTGGTGTTAATTTAATTCCAGCACGTTTCGTTTGGCCGTATGGTGGGACAAGTGTTTTTATTAGTGGCTCCTTCACGAG GTGGACAGAGTCTATACCAATGTCCCCGGTGGAGGGTTGCCCGGTGGTGTTTCAGGCTATTCTCAACTTACCGCCAGGATACCATCAG TACAAGTTTTTTGTTGATGGAGAGTGGCGGCATGATGAGCGTCTTCCTATTGTTTCTGGGAATTATGGGATAGTGAATATTAGGCGGCTAATTAGGGAACCTGATCCGTTTCCATTAACCTTGGCTCCAGAGACACCTCGGTCCAGATCCCATATGGATGTGGATGAGGAGGCTCTTGAAAGTGTG GTGACAGTAATTGATGACACACTGCAGGAGGCAGTGCCAAATGTTTCTTCTGTTGATTTGGAGGTCTCTCGTCGCCGCATTTCAGTTTTTTTGTCGACTCATACAGCTTACGAGTTGCTCCCTGAGTCAGGCAAG GTCATTGCTTTGGATGTTAATTTACCTGTCAAGCAAGCTTTTCACATACTCTATGAGCAG GGAATAACCATGGCGCCTTTGTGGGATTTCTGCAATGCGCAATTTGTTGGAGTTATTACTGCATCAGACTTTGTCTTAATCCTGAGAGAG CTTGGCCATGGATCAAATTTGACAGAGGAAGAGCTCGAGACACACACTATAGCCGCCTGGAAAGAGGGGAAAATGCATATTAAAAGACAAACCGACGGAAATGGAAGGGTGTTTCCTAGGCGTCTTATCCAA GCGGGACCATATGATTCCTTAAAGGATCTTTCagttaaaattatgcaaaatgatGTGGCTACAGTTCCAATTATTCATTCCGCTTCACAGGATGGTTCATTTCCGCAGCTACTACACATTGCTTCCCTTTCAGGAATTCTTAAAT GTATTTGCAGGCATTTTAGACATTCTTCCAGCTTATTGCCGATTCTGCAGCAACCAATTTGTTCATTTCCTTTGGGAACTTGGCTGCCAAAAATTGGAGAATCTAATGGGCGACCTTTGGCAATGTTGAGACCAAACGCATCTCTTTATTCGGCCCTATCCTTGTTAATTCAGG CTCAAGTTAGTTCAATACCAATAGTTGACGATAATGATTCACTACTGGATATCTATTCTCGAAG TGACATTACTGCTTTGGCTAAAGATAAAGCATATGCGCGGATTCAGCTAGATGAAATGAGTATTTACCAG GCACTGCAATTGGGCCAAGATGCAAGTTCTCCTCATGGCTTCGTCAATGGGCAGCGATGTCACATGTGTCTGCGTTCTGATCCGCTTCATAAAGTGATGGAGCGATTGGCCAATCCTG GGGTGAGACGGCTTGTAATTGTTGAGGCCGGTAGCAAGCGCGTGGAAGGCATTATCTCACTGAGCGATTTATTCAG agatCAGCATGATATTATTTAG
- the LOC113350218 gene encoding sucrose nonfermenting 4-like protein isoform X2, whose protein sequence is MYSLGADSVSESSVGAATGVNLIPARFVWPYGGTSVFISGSFTRWTESIPMSPVEGCPVVFQAILNLPPGYHQYKFFVDGEWRHDERLPIVSGNYGIVNIRRLIREPDPFPLTLAPETPRSRSHMDVDEEALESVVTVIDDTLQEAVPNVSSVDLEVSRRRISVFLSTHTAYELLPESGKVIALDVNLPVKQAFHILYEQGITMAPLWDFCNAQFVGVITASDFVLILRELQLGHGSNLTEEELETHTIAAWKEGKMHIKRQTDGNGRVFPRRLIQAGPYDSLKDLSVKIMQNDVATVPIIHSASQDGSFPQLLHIASLSGILKCICRHFRHSSSLLPILQQPICSFPLGTWLPKIGESNGRPLAMLRPNASLYSALSLLIQAQVSSIPIVDDNDSLLDIYSRSDITALAKDKAYARIQLDEMSIYQALQLGQDASSPHGFVNGQRCHMCLRSDPLHKVMERLANPGVRRLVIVEAGSKRVEGIISLSDLFRFLLGF, encoded by the exons ATGTACTCTTTGGGAGCAGATTCTGTGTCGGAATCATCGGTCGGAGCTGCTACTGGTGTTAATTTAATTCCAGCACGTTTCGTTTGGCCGTATGGTGGGACAAGTGTTTTTATTAGTGGCTCCTTCACGAG GTGGACAGAGTCTATACCAATGTCCCCGGTGGAGGGTTGCCCGGTGGTGTTTCAGGCTATTCTCAACTTACCGCCAGGATACCATCAG TACAAGTTTTTTGTTGATGGAGAGTGGCGGCATGATGAGCGTCTTCCTATTGTTTCTGGGAATTATGGGATAGTGAATATTAGGCGGCTAATTAGGGAACCTGATCCGTTTCCATTAACCTTGGCTCCAGAGACACCTCGGTCCAGATCCCATATGGATGTGGATGAGGAGGCTCTTGAAAGTGTG GTGACAGTAATTGATGACACACTGCAGGAGGCAGTGCCAAATGTTTCTTCTGTTGATTTGGAGGTCTCTCGTCGCCGCATTTCAGTTTTTTTGTCGACTCATACAGCTTACGAGTTGCTCCCTGAGTCAGGCAAG GTCATTGCTTTGGATGTTAATTTACCTGTCAAGCAAGCTTTTCACATACTCTATGAGCAG GGAATAACCATGGCGCCTTTGTGGGATTTCTGCAATGCGCAATTTGTTGGAGTTATTACTGCATCAGACTTTGTCTTAATCCTGAGAGAG TTGCAGCTTGGCCATGGATCAAATTTGACAGAGGAAGAGCTCGAGACACACACTATAGCCGCCTGGAAAGAGGGGAAAATGCATATTAAAAGACAAACCGACGGAAATGGAAGGGTGTTTCCTAGGCGTCTTATCCAA GCGGGACCATATGATTCCTTAAAGGATCTTTCagttaaaattatgcaaaatgatGTGGCTACAGTTCCAATTATTCATTCCGCTTCACAGGATGGTTCATTTCCGCAGCTACTACACATTGCTTCCCTTTCAGGAATTCTTAAAT GTATTTGCAGGCATTTTAGACATTCTTCCAGCTTATTGCCGATTCTGCAGCAACCAATTTGTTCATTTCCTTTGGGAACTTGGCTGCCAAAAATTGGAGAATCTAATGGGCGACCTTTGGCAATGTTGAGACCAAACGCATCTCTTTATTCGGCCCTATCCTTGTTAATTCAGG CTCAAGTTAGTTCAATACCAATAGTTGACGATAATGATTCACTACTGGATATCTATTCTCGAAG TGACATTACTGCTTTGGCTAAAGATAAAGCATATGCGCGGATTCAGCTAGATGAAATGAGTATTTACCAG GCACTGCAATTGGGCCAAGATGCAAGTTCTCCTCATGGCTTCGTCAATGGGCAGCGATGTCACATGTGTCTGCGTTCTGATCCGCTTCATAAAGTGATGGAGCGATTGGCCAATCCTG GGGTGAGACGGCTTGTAATTGTTGAGGCCGGTAGCAAGCGCGTGGAAGGCATTATCTCACTGAGCGATTTATTCAGGTTCTTGCTTGGGTTCTGA
- the LOC113350218 gene encoding sucrose nonfermenting 4-like protein isoform X5, which produces MYSLGADSVSESSVGAATGVNLIPARFVWPYGGTSVFISGSFTRWTESIPMSPVEGCPVVFQAILNLPPGYHQYKFFVDGEWRHDERLPIVSGNYGIVNIRRLIREPDPFPLTLAPETPRSRSHMDVDEEALESVVTVIDDTLQEAVPNVSSVDLEVSRRRISVFLSTHTAYELLPESGKVIALDVNLPVKQAFHILYEQGITMAPLWDFCNAQFVGVITASDFVLILRELGHGSNLTEEELETHTIAAWKEGKMHIKRQTDGNGRVFPRRLIQAGPYDSLKDLSVKIMQNDVATVPIIHSASQDGSFPQLLHIASLSGILKCICRHFRHSSSLLPILQQPICSFPLGTWLPKIGESNGRPLAMLRPNASLYSALSLLIQAQVSSIPIVDDNDSLLDIYSRSDITALAKDKAYARIQLDEMSIYQALQLGQDASSPHGFVNGQRCHMCLRSDPLHKVMERLANPGVRRLVIVEAGSKRVEGIISLSDLFRFLLGF; this is translated from the exons ATGTACTCTTTGGGAGCAGATTCTGTGTCGGAATCATCGGTCGGAGCTGCTACTGGTGTTAATTTAATTCCAGCACGTTTCGTTTGGCCGTATGGTGGGACAAGTGTTTTTATTAGTGGCTCCTTCACGAG GTGGACAGAGTCTATACCAATGTCCCCGGTGGAGGGTTGCCCGGTGGTGTTTCAGGCTATTCTCAACTTACCGCCAGGATACCATCAG TACAAGTTTTTTGTTGATGGAGAGTGGCGGCATGATGAGCGTCTTCCTATTGTTTCTGGGAATTATGGGATAGTGAATATTAGGCGGCTAATTAGGGAACCTGATCCGTTTCCATTAACCTTGGCTCCAGAGACACCTCGGTCCAGATCCCATATGGATGTGGATGAGGAGGCTCTTGAAAGTGTG GTGACAGTAATTGATGACACACTGCAGGAGGCAGTGCCAAATGTTTCTTCTGTTGATTTGGAGGTCTCTCGTCGCCGCATTTCAGTTTTTTTGTCGACTCATACAGCTTACGAGTTGCTCCCTGAGTCAGGCAAG GTCATTGCTTTGGATGTTAATTTACCTGTCAAGCAAGCTTTTCACATACTCTATGAGCAG GGAATAACCATGGCGCCTTTGTGGGATTTCTGCAATGCGCAATTTGTTGGAGTTATTACTGCATCAGACTTTGTCTTAATCCTGAGAGAG CTTGGCCATGGATCAAATTTGACAGAGGAAGAGCTCGAGACACACACTATAGCCGCCTGGAAAGAGGGGAAAATGCATATTAAAAGACAAACCGACGGAAATGGAAGGGTGTTTCCTAGGCGTCTTATCCAA GCGGGACCATATGATTCCTTAAAGGATCTTTCagttaaaattatgcaaaatgatGTGGCTACAGTTCCAATTATTCATTCCGCTTCACAGGATGGTTCATTTCCGCAGCTACTACACATTGCTTCCCTTTCAGGAATTCTTAAAT GTATTTGCAGGCATTTTAGACATTCTTCCAGCTTATTGCCGATTCTGCAGCAACCAATTTGTTCATTTCCTTTGGGAACTTGGCTGCCAAAAATTGGAGAATCTAATGGGCGACCTTTGGCAATGTTGAGACCAAACGCATCTCTTTATTCGGCCCTATCCTTGTTAATTCAGG CTCAAGTTAGTTCAATACCAATAGTTGACGATAATGATTCACTACTGGATATCTATTCTCGAAG TGACATTACTGCTTTGGCTAAAGATAAAGCATATGCGCGGATTCAGCTAGATGAAATGAGTATTTACCAG GCACTGCAATTGGGCCAAGATGCAAGTTCTCCTCATGGCTTCGTCAATGGGCAGCGATGTCACATGTGTCTGCGTTCTGATCCGCTTCATAAAGTGATGGAGCGATTGGCCAATCCTG GGGTGAGACGGCTTGTAATTGTTGAGGCCGGTAGCAAGCGCGTGGAAGGCATTATCTCACTGAGCGATTTATTCAGGTTCTTGCTTGGGTTCTGA
- the LOC113350219 gene encoding membrane-anchored ubiquitin-fold protein 3-like isoform X1, producing the protein MGEVDSIELKFRIFDGTDIAHTNYASTTTVATLKERLVAQWPQALFGTSYALKPVLAAWRNLCTDIDRMGGYAGYGSHTKKEISYGSLSLEDKTVIPKSVNDVKLIYAGKVLENTKTLAESRIPFGDLPGGVTTMHVVVQPSLARKKTDKNHDDIPNPKVCSCTIL; encoded by the exons ATGGGTGAAGTGGATAGTATTGAACTGAAATTCAGAATTTTTGATGGTACGGATATTGCTCATACGAATTACGCTTCTACTACTACTGTTGCAACTCTCAAGGAACGTCTTGTTGCACAATGGCCTCAAG CACTCTTTGGAACGTCCTACGCACTGAAACCTGTTTTAGCTGCATGGAGGAATCTATGTACTGATATTGATAGAATGGGAGGTTATGCAGGATATGGTTCACATACGAAGAAAGAAATATCATATGGCTCTTTATCTCTAGAAG ATAAAACAGTCATTCCCAAGTCAGTAAATGATGTGAAACTCATATATGCTGGAAAAGTTTTGGAAAACACCAAGACACTTGCGGAATCCAGAATACCATTTGGTGACCTACCTGGTGGGGTTACCACAATGCATGTGGTGGTGCAACCTTCTTTAGCTAGAAAGAAGACAG ATAAGAATCACGACGATATACCAAATCCAAAAGTGTGCTCCTGTACAATCCTTTAG
- the LOC113350219 gene encoding membrane-anchored ubiquitin-fold protein 3-like isoform X2, whose translation MGEVDSIELKFRIFDGTDIAHTNYASTTTVATLKERLVAQWPQGYGSHTKKEISYGSLSLEDKTVIPKSVNDVKLIYAGKVLENTKTLAESRIPFGDLPGGVTTMHVVVQPSLARKKTDKNHDDIPNPKVCSCTIL comes from the exons ATGGGTGAAGTGGATAGTATTGAACTGAAATTCAGAATTTTTGATGGTACGGATATTGCTCATACGAATTACGCTTCTACTACTACTGTTGCAACTCTCAAGGAACGTCTTGTTGCACAATGGCCTCAAG GATATGGTTCACATACGAAGAAAGAAATATCATATGGCTCTTTATCTCTAGAAG ATAAAACAGTCATTCCCAAGTCAGTAAATGATGTGAAACTCATATATGCTGGAAAAGTTTTGGAAAACACCAAGACACTTGCGGAATCCAGAATACCATTTGGTGACCTACCTGGTGGGGTTACCACAATGCATGTGGTGGTGCAACCTTCTTTAGCTAGAAAGAAGACAG ATAAGAATCACGACGATATACCAAATCCAAAAGTGTGCTCCTGTACAATCCTTTAG
- the LOC113350218 gene encoding sucrose nonfermenting 4-like protein isoform X6 — MYSLGADSVSESSVGAATGVNLIPARFVWPYGGTSVFISGSFTRWTESIPMSPVEGCPVVFQAILNLPPGYHQYKFFVDGEWRHDERLPIVSGNYGIVNIRRLIREPDPFPLTLAPETPRSRSHMDVDEEALESVTVIDDTLQEAVPNVSSVDLEVSRRRISVFLSTHTAYELLPESGKVIALDVNLPVKQAFHILYEQGITMAPLWDFCNAQFVGVITASDFVLILRELGHGSNLTEEELETHTIAAWKEGKMHIKRQTDGNGRVFPRRLIQAGPYDSLKDLSVKIMQNDVATVPIIHSASQDGSFPQLLHIASLSGILKCICRHFRHSSSLLPILQQPICSFPLGTWLPKIGESNGRPLAMLRPNASLYSALSLLIQAQVSSIPIVDDNDSLLDIYSRSDITALAKDKAYARIQLDEMSIYQALQLGQDASSPHGFVNGQRCHMCLRSDPLHKVMERLANPGVRRLVIVEAGSKRVEGIISLSDLFRFLLGF; from the exons ATGTACTCTTTGGGAGCAGATTCTGTGTCGGAATCATCGGTCGGAGCTGCTACTGGTGTTAATTTAATTCCAGCACGTTTCGTTTGGCCGTATGGTGGGACAAGTGTTTTTATTAGTGGCTCCTTCACGAG GTGGACAGAGTCTATACCAATGTCCCCGGTGGAGGGTTGCCCGGTGGTGTTTCAGGCTATTCTCAACTTACCGCCAGGATACCATCAG TACAAGTTTTTTGTTGATGGAGAGTGGCGGCATGATGAGCGTCTTCCTATTGTTTCTGGGAATTATGGGATAGTGAATATTAGGCGGCTAATTAGGGAACCTGATCCGTTTCCATTAACCTTGGCTCCAGAGACACCTCGGTCCAGATCCCATATGGATGTGGATGAGGAGGCTCTTGAAAGT GTGACAGTAATTGATGACACACTGCAGGAGGCAGTGCCAAATGTTTCTTCTGTTGATTTGGAGGTCTCTCGTCGCCGCATTTCAGTTTTTTTGTCGACTCATACAGCTTACGAGTTGCTCCCTGAGTCAGGCAAG GTCATTGCTTTGGATGTTAATTTACCTGTCAAGCAAGCTTTTCACATACTCTATGAGCAG GGAATAACCATGGCGCCTTTGTGGGATTTCTGCAATGCGCAATTTGTTGGAGTTATTACTGCATCAGACTTTGTCTTAATCCTGAGAGAG CTTGGCCATGGATCAAATTTGACAGAGGAAGAGCTCGAGACACACACTATAGCCGCCTGGAAAGAGGGGAAAATGCATATTAAAAGACAAACCGACGGAAATGGAAGGGTGTTTCCTAGGCGTCTTATCCAA GCGGGACCATATGATTCCTTAAAGGATCTTTCagttaaaattatgcaaaatgatGTGGCTACAGTTCCAATTATTCATTCCGCTTCACAGGATGGTTCATTTCCGCAGCTACTACACATTGCTTCCCTTTCAGGAATTCTTAAAT GTATTTGCAGGCATTTTAGACATTCTTCCAGCTTATTGCCGATTCTGCAGCAACCAATTTGTTCATTTCCTTTGGGAACTTGGCTGCCAAAAATTGGAGAATCTAATGGGCGACCTTTGGCAATGTTGAGACCAAACGCATCTCTTTATTCGGCCCTATCCTTGTTAATTCAGG CTCAAGTTAGTTCAATACCAATAGTTGACGATAATGATTCACTACTGGATATCTATTCTCGAAG TGACATTACTGCTTTGGCTAAAGATAAAGCATATGCGCGGATTCAGCTAGATGAAATGAGTATTTACCAG GCACTGCAATTGGGCCAAGATGCAAGTTCTCCTCATGGCTTCGTCAATGGGCAGCGATGTCACATGTGTCTGCGTTCTGATCCGCTTCATAAAGTGATGGAGCGATTGGCCAATCCTG GGGTGAGACGGCTTGTAATTGTTGAGGCCGGTAGCAAGCGCGTGGAAGGCATTATCTCACTGAGCGATTTATTCAGGTTCTTGCTTGGGTTCTGA